GGAGGGCATCGCGGTCACCGGGGTGGACCGGGTGGCCTCCGCCGCCGGGGTCTCGGTCGTCACCCTCTACGCCCACATGGGCAGCAAGGACGGCCTGCTGGCCGAGGTCCTGCAGCGTCGGCTCGACGACTGGAGGTCCGTCTGGCAGGAGCAGGTCGAGGCCGCCGCGGGGCCGCAGGAGCGGGTGCTCGCCGTCTTCGACGCCGTCACGGCCTTCCGGGCCCGGTCCTCGGCGGCCCAGTGGTGCTCCTTCCTGGCGACCGCCTCGGAGCGCCCGGAGACGCGGGGGGAGGGCGAGGACCGCGCCCTCGACCTGGTCGACGCGGACACCGCGGGGCTGGTCGGGCGGCTGCGGGAGCTGGCCGCCGGGGTCGACCCGGAGCGGGTCGAGGAGGTCGTCGACACCGTCCTGCTCCTCTACAACGGCGTCCTGGCCAGCCTCCTGCGCGGCGTCCCGCAGGACCCGGCCGTGCGGGCCGCGCAGGTGGCGAGGGCCGCGCTGGGGTGGGGTCGCACGGACTGAGCGGGCGGGCACGCCGC
This genomic window from Serinicoccus chungangensis contains:
- a CDS encoding TetR/AcrR family transcriptional regulator, with the translated sequence MGKEQTRTRILDAAESLFFTEGIAVTGVDRVASAAGVSVVTLYAHMGSKDGLLAEVLQRRLDDWRSVWQEQVEAAAGPQERVLAVFDAVTAFRARSSAAQWCSFLATASERPETRGEGEDRALDLVDADTAGLVGRLRELAAGVDPERVEEVVDTVLLLYNGVLASLLRGVPQDPAVRAAQVARAALGWGRTD